A section of the Vespa velutina chromosome 6, iVesVel2.1, whole genome shotgun sequence genome encodes:
- the LOC124949606 gene encoding N-acetylneuraminate lyase-like, producing the protein MMNVPFTFRGLMAPVFTPFSSNGELKLDIVPSYANYLAEYGIKGILVNGTSGEGTSMNLQERKSVAEAWSQTVKFTNQHLMVQIGGACLPDVIELAKHAESIKANSILCLPELYFKPNTLQELIDYLKTIAQAAPNTPLLYYHIPSYTNVNIHMGQFLESVRDEIPTFVGIKFTSTDLVEGSQALHINNNQYVIFLGCDQLISAGCALGINCFIATSINVFPKLVKELIDANNSAELLLAKKKQEALTEAVNIVSKYGNWVQTMKHAMKVISMLQVGPPRNPLKQLPAKSLKWMEEDLKNLKYIN; encoded by the exons ATGAtg aatgtACCGTTCACTTTTCGAGGATTAATGGCTCCTGTATTTACGCCATTCTCTTCTAACGg gGAGTTAAAATTGGATATCGTACCATCGTATGCGAATTATTTAGCTGAATATGGAATCAAAGGAATTCttg TTAATGGAACAAGTGGAGAAGGTACGTCGATGAACTTACAAGAAAGGAAATCAGTTGCGGAAGCTTGGTCGCAAACAGTGAAATTTACAAATCAACATTTGATGGTTCAAATAGGTGGTGCATGCTTACCTGACGTAATCGAATTA GCCAAACACGCAGAAAGTATAAAAGCAAATTCTATACTTTGTTTACCCGAACTGTACTTCAAACCAAATACGTTAcaagaattaatcgattatctgAAAACAATAGCTCAAGCGGCACCAAATACACCCTTATTGTATTATCATATACCATCCTATACAAATGTTAACA TACACATGGGACAATTTTTAGAATCTGTACGAGACGAAATTCCAACGTTCGTAGGTATTAAGTTTACGAGTACTGATCTAGTAGAAGGTTCACAAGCATTGCacattaacaataatcaatatgtaatatttcttgGTTGTGATCAG CTCATCTCAGCTGGTTGCGCATTAggaattaattgttttatagCTACGAGTATAAATGTATTTCCAAAACTGGTAAAAGAATTGATCGATGCGAATAATTCAGCGGAATTGTTACtagctaaaaaaaaacaagaagctTTAACGGAGGccgttaatatcgtatcgAAATATG gtAATTGGGTCCAAACGATGAAACACGCTATGAAGGTTATTAGTATGCTTCAAGTTGGACCACCGCGTAATCCATTGAAACAACTTCCGGCTAAATCTTTGAAATGGATGGAAGAAGACTTGAAAAAtctcaaatatataaattaa